The Thermoleophilia bacterium genome window below encodes:
- a CDS encoding response regulator: MLPERNVIAKLVICEDDRATLELLSDHLAADRYEVLAAPTAADALRLCQFNSPDLLLLDLSLPDASGLDVLREIREPDRSLSRFDRAMGVIILSGRGTERDRIRGLEQGADDYVVKPYQYGELLGAVS; the protein is encoded by the coding sequence ATGCTGCCTGAGCGAAACGTCATAGCCAAGCTGGTCATCTGCGAAGACGACCGGGCCACCCTCGAACTGCTGAGCGACCACCTCGCCGCCGACCGGTACGAAGTGCTTGCCGCACCGACCGCCGCCGACGCGCTCAGACTTTGCCAGTTCAACTCTCCGGACCTGTTGCTGCTCGACCTCAGCCTGCCCGACGCTTCGGGGCTGGACGTCCTGCGTGAGATTCGCGAGCCCGACCGGTCGCTCAGCCGCTTCGACCGGGCGATGGGCGTGATCATCCTCAGCGGCCGCGGCACAGAGCGGGACCGGATCCGGGGCCTCGAACAGGGTGCGGACGATTATGTCGTGAAGCCATACCAGTACGGGGAACTCCTGGGTGCAGTTTCATAG
- a CDS encoding DUF192 domain-containing protein, with protein MTGLPRRMVGGIEVPVAVSISARLLGLSHLDPIDAGSGLLIPGCRSVHTFGMRFAIDILFIDESDAVVRRCLRVPPGRCLFSKRAQSVLELVPVREGGEVPGPVT; from the coding sequence ATGACCGGATTGCCACGGCGGATGGTGGGTGGGATCGAAGTGCCGGTGGCGGTCTCGATTTCGGCTCGTCTGCTCGGGCTTTCACACCTCGACCCGATTGACGCGGGGTCGGGCCTGTTGATTCCCGGGTGCCGTTCGGTCCACACCTTCGGCATGCGTTTCGCGATCGACATCCTCTTCATCGACGAGTCTGATGCCGTGGTACGGCGTTGCCTCCGTGTGCCACCGGGCAGGTGTCTGTTCTCGAAGCGGGCTCAATCGGTTCTCGAACTGGTGCCGGTGCGTGAGGGGGGAGAGGTTCCGGGTCCCGTGACTTAG